In Alkalihalobacterium alkalinitrilicum, a genomic segment contains:
- a CDS encoding saccharopine dehydrogenase family protein, producing the protein MGKALIIGCGGVASVAIHKCVQNSEVFEEICIASRTKSKCDDLKAKLDGGKTKITTAQVDADNVDELIALIEEVKPDVVMNLALPYQDLTIMDACLATKTNYLDTANYEPEDTAKFEYKWQWEYRERFEKAGITALLGSGFDPGVTGVFSAYALKHYFDEIEYIDILDCNAGDHGYPFATNFNPEINIREVSANGRYWENGEWVETKPMEIKRVYNFPEVGEKDMYLLYHEELESLVENIPGLKRIRFFMTFGESYLTHLKCLENVGLTSIEPIEYEGKQIVPLQFLKALLPDPATLGPRTKGKTNIGCIFQGKKDGKDKTYYVYNVCDHEACFKEVGSQAVSYTTGVPAMIGAMMLMTGKWNKPGVYNIEEFDPDPFMEALNKWGLPWKESFDPELVDGKPAKQKELEFVR; encoded by the coding sequence ATGGGAAAAGCACTTATTATTGGTTGTGGTGGCGTAGCATCAGTAGCGATCCACAAATGTGTACAAAACAGTGAAGTATTTGAAGAAATTTGTATCGCAAGTCGTACAAAATCAAAATGTGACGACCTTAAAGCGAAATTAGATGGTGGAAAAACAAAGATTACTACTGCACAAGTTGATGCAGATAATGTTGATGAGCTTATTGCTTTAATTGAAGAAGTTAAACCCGATGTCGTAATGAACTTAGCACTACCATATCAAGACTTAACGATTATGGATGCTTGTCTTGCAACGAAAACAAACTACTTAGATACAGCAAATTACGAGCCAGAAGATACGGCGAAATTTGAATATAAATGGCAATGGGAATACCGTGAGCGTTTTGAAAAAGCTGGGATTACTGCCCTATTAGGAAGTGGATTTGACCCTGGTGTAACTGGAGTCTTCTCTGCTTATGCTCTCAAACATTATTTTGACGAAATCGAATATATCGATATTCTTGACTGTAATGCTGGAGACCATGGGTATCCGTTTGCTACTAACTTCAATCCAGAAATCAACATTCGTGAAGTTTCTGCGAATGGTCGTTATTGGGAAAATGGTGAATGGGTAGAAACGAAACCGATGGAAATCAAGCGTGTCTACAACTTCCCTGAAGTTGGCGAGAAAGATATGTACTTATTGTATCATGAAGAACTTGAATCTCTTGTAGAAAACATTCCTGGCTTAAAACGTATCCGCTTTTTCATGACATTTGGTGAAAGCTATTTAACTCACTTAAAATGCCTTGAAAATGTCGGTTTAACGTCCATCGAGCCAATTGAATACGAAGGCAAACAAATCGTACCGCTTCAGTTCTTAAAAGCGTTGTTACCAGATCCAGCTACTCTTGGGCCACGTACAAAAGGAAAAACAAACATCGGTTGTATATTCCAAGGGAAAAAGGATGGTAAGGACAAAACTTATTATGTATATAATGTTTGTGACCACGAAGCGTGCTTTAAAGAAGTCGGCTCACAAGCGGTTTCTTATACAACTGGCGTACCTGCCATGATTGGTGCGATGATGCTAATGACAGGTAAATGGAACAAACCAGGCGTATACAACATTGAAGAATTTGATCCAGATCCATTTATGGAAGCATTAAACAAATGGGGACTTCCATGGAAAGAAAGCTTTGATCCTGAGCTAGTAGATGGGAAGCCTGCAAAACAAAAAGAGCTGGAGTTTGTTCGTTAG
- a CDS encoding DnaA N-terminal domain-containing protein: MNDEIDKERMPMGEQKVIVQPEFESQKNTPELELKLEPQLVDYDTVKCFLPEKWEMPRKGKLLYHDEEVQSVLKLLTFQLGVEKSLDQIPRSLIEEYLSQSKSNANNQLSQVVASLSIPENEVINSNLNEEDTPDLLNEVLTIAQAKMSKPSFETWLANLKGYKEMDKDTLIILADNEFQRDWVETRYSNFIKDILEGITGRRFTLTVDVKSANGVGVFK; this comes from the coding sequence ATGAACGATGAGATTGATAAGGAAAGAATGCCAATGGGTGAACAAAAAGTTATCGTTCAACCAGAGTTTGAATCACAAAAAAATACACCTGAATTAGAGTTGAAGTTAGAGCCACAGCTTGTCGATTACGATACCGTAAAATGTTTTCTCCCTGAAAAGTGGGAAATGCCAAGAAAGGGGAAACTTCTTTATCATGATGAGGAGGTACAAAGTGTATTGAAGTTGCTCACCTTTCAATTAGGTGTTGAAAAGTCACTTGACCAAATTCCTCGCTCTCTTATCGAAGAATATTTATCGCAAAGTAAATCTAATGCGAACAATCAACTGTCTCAAGTTGTTGCTTCACTATCAATTCCAGAAAATGAAGTGATTAATAGTAATTTGAATGAAGAAGATACACCTGATCTCCTTAATGAAGTGTTAACTATTGCGCAAGCGAAGATGTCGAAACCTAGCTTTGAAACATGGTTGGCTAACCTTAAGGGATACAAAGAAATGGATAAAGATACATTAATAATATTAGCAGACAACGAGTTCCAACGTGATTGGGTAGAAACTAGATACAGCAATTTTATTAAAGATATACTTGAAGGAATTACAGGACGAAGATTTACTCTTACGGTTGATGTGAAATCAGCAAATGGTGTGGGTGTATTTAAGTAG
- a CDS encoding DUF2746 domain-containing protein, with protein MKTEEMFRLFMEQIKELKHDINNVHQELKHDINNVHQELKQDINNVNQDIKDMKNDISAMKGQLDRIEEAQQQEVFGMLKVVDKKITNVSYDIDYLREQSSRHDMDIERIKKQIRS; from the coding sequence ATGAAAACTGAAGAAATGTTTCGTTTATTCATGGAACAGATTAAAGAACTAAAGCACGATATTAATAATGTACATCAAGAACTGAAACATGATATTAATAATGTACATCAGGAACTAAAACAGGATATTAATAATGTAAATCAAGACATTAAAGACATGAAGAATGATATTAGTGCTATGAAAGGTCAACTCGATCGTATTGAAGAAGCACAGCAACAAGAAGTGTTTGGGATGTTAAAAGTAGTTGACAAAAAAATAACAAATGTTTCATATGATATTGATTATTTGCGCGAACAATCGAGTCGACATGACATGGATATTGAACGAATAAAAAAACAAATTCGGAGCTAA
- the tnpA gene encoding IS200/IS605 family transposase, with protein MLSGYIHKDGIVYKNQYHIVFCPKYRRKVLTEEIAFELKKVLYEVAKEKDVTIKYIEVMPDHIHLFIEFDPRLLLHKIIKDFKGRSSRVLREKFPKLKSRLPSLWTRSYFCCTVGPISEDTIERYIENQKNV; from the coding sequence ATGTTGAGTGGATATATTCATAAAGATGGTATCGTTTATAAAAATCAGTATCATATCGTATTTTGTCCTAAGTATAGACGTAAGGTTTTGACAGAAGAAATTGCCTTCGAGTTGAAGAAAGTGTTATACGAAGTAGCGAAAGAAAAAGATGTAACCATTAAATACATAGAAGTTATGCCAGACCATATTCATCTTTTTATCGAATTTGACCCTAGACTATTGCTTCATAAGATCATTAAAGATTTTAAAGGTAGAAGTAGCCGAGTTTTAAGAGAAAAGTTCCCCAAACTAAAGAGCCGACTTCCTTCTCTTTGGACAAGAAGTTATTTCTGTTGTACCGTTGGTCCTATTTCAGAGGACACGATAGAACGTTATATTGAAAATCAGAAAAATGTGTAA
- a CDS encoding RNA-guided endonuclease TnpB family protein has translation MAKQSYILNLPLKTEAWQEHRLFKRLEMARNIYNGCLGEVLKRYKRLKQDKGFKYWIKQTKSKERTQALKQLNKGYELSEYSLHAFVKPMQHHFKKNIDAHTSQKIATRAWKTFEKFMYDKNAKKVHFKRKGELESVEGKTNKSGIRYMDEHIHWNGLIIPVVIKDHDEYAHIALLDKIKYCRMVRKVIRGKDRYFVQFVLDGVPPKKMDKATGPFKQPHNEGKVGLDIGTQTIAVVSKDEAKLLELAPNINNIEREKRILLRKLDRQRRANNPHKYNPDGTIKRTKEKWMISNNYLNTKRQLAERQRKIADIRKQDHNRMANWILSLGDDIKVETMNYKGLQARAKQTTVNKKTGRIHRKKRFGKSLANKAPSMLLTILDNKLKYEGKELQEIDTYKVKASQYNHFDHSYVKKPVSKRWNEFECGKVQRDLYSGYLIMNVKDNLKEIDRERCVEYWAIFKELHNKEIERLKQTKTLASMGL, from the coding sequence ATGGCTAAACAATCGTATATTTTAAACCTTCCACTAAAAACGGAAGCATGGCAAGAACATAGGTTGTTTAAACGATTAGAGATGGCTCGAAATATCTATAATGGATGTTTAGGCGAAGTCTTGAAACGTTATAAACGATTAAAACAAGACAAAGGCTTTAAGTATTGGATAAAACAAACGAAGTCAAAAGAACGTACTCAGGCACTTAAACAGTTAAATAAGGGGTACGAATTAAGTGAGTACTCCCTTCATGCGTTTGTGAAGCCGATGCAACATCACTTTAAGAAAAATATAGATGCTCATACTTCTCAAAAAATTGCGACTAGAGCTTGGAAAACATTTGAGAAGTTCATGTATGACAAAAATGCTAAGAAGGTTCATTTTAAACGAAAAGGTGAGCTAGAGTCGGTTGAAGGAAAAACGAACAAAAGTGGTATCCGTTATATGGATGAACATATCCATTGGAATGGTTTAATCATTCCTGTTGTTATTAAAGATCATGATGAATACGCCCATATTGCACTACTTGATAAAATCAAATATTGCCGAATGGTCCGTAAAGTCATCCGTGGAAAAGATCGTTATTTTGTTCAGTTCGTCCTTGATGGTGTTCCGCCTAAGAAAATGGATAAAGCGACGGGTCCATTCAAACAACCACATAACGAAGGGAAAGTTGGGCTAGACATAGGCACTCAAACCATAGCTGTCGTTAGTAAAGATGAAGCCAAACTCCTTGAACTCGCTCCGAATATCAATAACATTGAACGTGAAAAGCGTATTCTTCTCCGAAAATTAGACCGACAACGACGAGCGAATAACCCTCATAAATACAATCCTGATGGAACCATCAAGAGAACGAAGGAAAAATGGATGATCAGTAACAACTACCTCAATACGAAACGTCAGTTAGCAGAACGACAACGTAAAATCGCTGATATTCGTAAGCAAGACCATAACCGTATGGCAAATTGGATATTGTCTTTAGGTGACGATATTAAGGTTGAGACCATGAACTACAAAGGACTTCAAGCAAGGGCAAAACAAACCACCGTAAATAAAAAAACAGGTCGTATCCATCGTAAAAAGCGTTTCGGAAAGTCATTAGCGAATAAGGCTCCTAGTATGTTGTTGACCATTCTTGATAACAAATTAAAGTACGAAGGAAAAGAGCTTCAAGAGATTGACACGTACAAAGTAAAAGCAAGTCAATATAACCATTTTGATCATTCGTATGTGAAAAAGCCTGTGAGCAAGCGTTGGAATGAATTTGAGTGTGGGAAAGTTCAAAGAGATTTGTATAGTGGGTACCTCATTATGAACGTGAAGGACAATTTGAAAGAGATTGATCGAGAGCGATGTGTGGAGTATTGGGCGATATTCAAGGAATTGCACAATAAAGAAATCGAACGCTTAAAGCAAACGAAAACCCTAGCAAGCATGGGCTTGTAG
- a CDS encoding SEC-C metal-binding domain-containing protein, with protein sequence MSVSRNEPCPCGSGKKYKKCCMNNQNVIQMHEVVEERFRQQKHNLVKKLEAFVDKNIPYQELVRLESEFNKRSNYQIDPKVKHSTFRFWLYFFHRCENGLRTIEWFSNESTTADSQMAKTWVELQPKLLQAVEWKENVVMFEDMLTKEQYPVSAHSENISTPIPWYGTFGLLELFNHTYYFNGVKIFVGPRQVSQVATKIQELSKQTNLSPQEVMMSYYPELLGELLSAQNQTGEMQEKELTEYKVLYQIESTADEVISYLSKHFELDHHKQNEYQFSWIGEWQLYEDSELAMPLRLGKVYGMISVKNRKLRFESILGDRVSEFQTLLEKKVAVKLLKVEENKIKIPFHAEVLNMVVSMDKSIPRYFSLYAQNRVLLDVNAPIPMYDHHSLRSLMKTGQEDVADVWLKQSEYDLYKNVYRQIGEVEVTADFNTVRKELNLPLSPFVTGGASRSSALKNVNNLVREEDIPFLEELGFTPTSVNSFFANDFLEFYKEKTVGKSEATVRKYRGSLFDLQYLLEQSSVTSWKECSPTFWEHMISVQYVDLYETMSKTQVKDLFSSLKAFAKWLNERYEFHPGQNILKAIQSKEPEDLLAVGASRS encoded by the coding sequence ATGAGTGTAAGTCGTAATGAACCATGTCCATGTGGTAGTGGAAAAAAGTATAAAAAGTGCTGTATGAACAATCAAAATGTCATTCAAATGCATGAAGTGGTGGAAGAACGCTTTAGGCAACAAAAACACAATCTAGTGAAAAAATTAGAAGCATTTGTTGATAAAAACATACCCTATCAAGAGCTGGTTCGTTTGGAATCAGAGTTTAATAAACGTAGTAACTATCAAATCGATCCGAAGGTTAAGCATTCAACTTTTCGATTCTGGTTGTATTTCTTCCATAGATGTGAAAATGGACTGCGGACAATTGAGTGGTTTTCCAATGAAAGTACAACAGCTGATTCCCAAATGGCCAAAACTTGGGTAGAGTTGCAACCGAAGTTACTTCAAGCGGTGGAGTGGAAAGAGAACGTTGTTATGTTTGAAGATATGTTAACGAAGGAACAATACCCAGTTTCTGCGCATTCTGAAAATATTTCAACACCAATACCGTGGTACGGTACATTCGGATTACTTGAATTATTTAATCATACATATTATTTCAACGGAGTGAAAATATTCGTTGGCCCACGACAGGTAAGTCAAGTGGCGACGAAAATACAAGAACTTTCCAAGCAAACAAATCTCTCGCCTCAAGAAGTGATGATGTCGTATTATCCTGAACTGCTAGGTGAATTGCTCTCAGCTCAAAACCAAACAGGCGAGATGCAGGAAAAAGAACTCACTGAATATAAGGTCCTTTATCAAATTGAAAGTACGGCAGACGAAGTCATTTCGTATTTATCGAAACACTTTGAGTTAGATCATCATAAACAAAATGAATATCAATTTAGTTGGATTGGGGAATGGCAACTTTACGAAGATAGTGAATTAGCTATGCCCCTTCGTCTTGGAAAGGTCTACGGAATGATCTCAGTGAAAAATAGAAAGTTACGCTTCGAAAGTATATTAGGAGACCGAGTTTCTGAATTTCAAACGTTACTTGAGAAGAAAGTAGCCGTCAAGCTTTTGAAAGTGGAGGAAAACAAGATAAAGATACCGTTCCATGCCGAAGTTTTAAACATGGTCGTATCGATGGACAAAAGTATTCCACGCTACTTCTCACTGTATGCACAAAATCGGGTGTTGTTAGATGTTAATGCACCAATTCCAATGTATGATCATCATTCTCTACGGTCTTTGATGAAAACAGGTCAGGAAGATGTAGCTGATGTTTGGTTAAAGCAATCAGAATATGATTTGTATAAAAATGTGTACCGCCAGATAGGTGAGGTAGAAGTAACAGCTGATTTTAATACGGTTAGAAAAGAACTCAATTTACCTTTATCACCATTTGTGACGGGGGGCGCTAGCAGAAGCTCAGCCCTTAAAAACGTTAATAACCTTGTTCGAGAAGAAGACATTCCATTTTTAGAAGAGCTTGGTTTCACGCCAACTAGCGTAAACAGCTTTTTTGCCAACGACTTTCTCGAGTTTTATAAAGAAAAAACGGTAGGTAAAAGTGAAGCGACGGTGCGAAAATATCGAGGTAGCTTATTTGATTTACAGTATTTATTAGAACAATCGTCTGTCACGAGCTGGAAAGAATGTAGTCCTACTTTTTGGGAGCATATGATATCCGTACAGTATGTGGACTTATATGAAACGATGAGTAAAACCCAAGTAAAAGATCTATTTAGCTCGTTAAAAGCATTCGCGAAATGGTTAAATGAGCGTTATGAATTCCATCCAGGACAAAATATCTTGAAAGCTATTCAAAGCAAAGAACCAGAGGATCTGTTAGCTGTCGGAGCTAGTCGCTCCTAA
- the tnpA gene encoding IS200/IS605 family transposase, translating to MKLDSNNHSVFLMYYHLVLVVKYRRKVIDDTISNYARDKFVSLSEKYNITLVEWNHDIDHVHILFKAQPNSELSKFINAYKSASSRLIKKDFPHVRKKLWKEMFWSRSFCLLTTGGSPIEMVKNYIENQGMK from the coding sequence ATGAAGTTAGATAGTAATAACCATTCAGTATTCTTGATGTATTATCACCTTGTATTAGTTGTGAAGTATCGAAGAAAGGTCATTGATGATACTATTTCAAACTATGCAAGAGATAAATTCGTGTCGTTGAGTGAGAAATACAATATTACATTAGTCGAGTGGAACCATGATATTGACCATGTACATATTCTTTTCAAAGCACAACCTAATAGTGAATTGTCCAAATTTATCAACGCCTACAAAAGTGCAAGTTCAAGACTCATCAAGAAGGATTTTCCTCATGTTCGTAAAAAGTTGTGGAAAGAAATGTTTTGGTCAAGAAGCTTTTGTTTATTGACTACTGGTGGTTCGCCTATTGAAATGGTGAAAAATTATATTGAAAATCAAGGAATGAAGTGA
- a CDS encoding RNA-guided endonuclease TnpB family protein, which yields MAKQNKAYKFRLYPTDEQALMIRKTFGCVRFVYNKMLAERKETYENLKDDKEALEKVKHPTPAKYKKEFAWLKEVDSLALANAQLNLNKAYKAFFKGNAKFPKFKSKRHNQSYTTNVVNGNIQLLDGHIKLPKLKMVKIKQHRNIPSDHTIKSCTVSMTSSGKYYISILTEYEKEIKSKDIENVVGLDFEMNGLFVDSETGKKANYPRFYRQMIDKLAIEQRKLSRKKKGSSNWNKQRIRVAKIQEKVANQRKNYLHHQSKALVISYDAVIIEDLDMKGMSQALKFGKSVADNGWGMFTSFLHYKLKEQGKQLVKIDKWFPSTKTCSSCGSIREIRLSERTYQCDCGLNLDRDYNSALNIKKEGIRLLATA from the coding sequence ATGGCTAAACAAAACAAGGCTTATAAGTTTCGACTGTATCCAACAGATGAACAGGCTTTGATGATACGCAAAACTTTTGGTTGCGTTCGTTTTGTCTACAATAAAATGTTAGCCGAACGAAAAGAAACGTACGAAAACCTGAAAGATGATAAAGAAGCATTGGAAAAGGTGAAGCATCCGACTCCTGCTAAATATAAAAAGGAGTTTGCATGGTTAAAAGAAGTAGACTCATTAGCCCTAGCAAATGCACAACTAAACTTGAATAAGGCATACAAAGCATTCTTCAAAGGTAATGCAAAGTTTCCAAAATTCAAAAGTAAGCGACATAACCAAAGCTACACAACGAATGTCGTAAATGGGAATATTCAGTTGTTGGATGGTCATATCAAATTACCGAAACTAAAAATGGTGAAAATCAAACAACATCGAAACATTCCTTCTGACCATACAATCAAATCTTGTACAGTTTCTATGACTTCATCAGGAAAATACTATATTTCCATTCTCACAGAGTACGAAAAAGAGATTAAGAGTAAGGACATTGAAAATGTTGTAGGTTTAGATTTTGAGATGAATGGGTTATTTGTTGATAGTGAAACAGGTAAGAAAGCCAATTACCCACGTTTCTATCGACAAATGATTGATAAATTAGCAATTGAACAACGTAAACTTTCTCGCAAAAAGAAGGGGTCTTCAAATTGGAACAAACAACGTATTCGAGTGGCTAAAATCCAAGAAAAAGTCGCCAATCAACGAAAAAACTACTTACATCATCAATCGAAAGCATTAGTTATATCTTATGATGCGGTTATTATCGAGGACTTGGATATGAAAGGGATGTCACAAGCTCTAAAATTCGGGAAAAGTGTCGCTGATAACGGTTGGGGAATGTTCACTTCTTTCTTACACTACAAGCTAAAAGAACAAGGGAAACAACTTGTCAAAATAGATAAATGGTTCCCATCTACTAAAACTTGTTCGAGTTGTGGTTCGATAAGAGAAATACGATTATCGGAACGTACCTATCAGTGCGATTGTGGGCTAAATCTTGATAGAGATTACAATTCGGCGCTAAATATCAAAAAAGAAGGCATACGCTTATTAGCAACTGCCTAA